The region GTCGACGAGAAGGGCGGAGAGGCCGCCGCGGCTCTCAAGGCCGTCGAGCTCGTATCGACCGGGCAGGCGCAGATAGTCATGAAGGGAATGGTCGCGACCGCGAACTTCCTGCGCGGCGTGCTCAACAAGGAAAAGGGCCTCCGCAGCGGAAAGACGCTTTCGCACGTCTACATCCACGAAGTCAAGGGCTACGACCGCATCTTCTTCGTATCCGACCCGGCCTTCAACATGTATCCCGACATCAAGGTCAAGGTAGACATCGTCAAGAACGTCGTCGAGCTCGCGCACGCTTTCGGCGTCGCCTGCCCGAAGGTCGCCGCCCTCGCCGCCGTCGAGGTCGTCAACCCCGACATGCCGCCGACCATCGACGCCGCGCTGCTCACTCAGATGAACCGCCGCGGACAGATCAAAGGCTGCATAATCGACGGGCCTCTCGCTCTCGACAACGCCGTCTCGCCGCACTCGGCCGAGCACAAGGGCATCAAGTCCGAGGTCGCCGGCTACGCCGACATCCTCCACGTGCCGAACATCGAGGCCGGCAACATCCTCGCGAAGTCGATAGTCTACTTCGCGGAGAACAAGACGGCCGCCATCGTGCTCGGAGCCAAGGCTCCCGTCATCCTCACGAGCCGCGCCGACTCGCCCGAGACGAAGCTTCTCTCGATAGCGACCGCCTGCGCCCTCGCCGCTCACCAGGGCAAATAGTAAGTCAGCCTTATGAAGAAGGGGGGATTCCCCCTTCTTTCTTTTTATTATGGACTGCGGATTCAGAAGTGAAGTAACAGTACTGCCGTCGCCCTTCGGGGACACCGGCGTGCGCGTCAGCCGGCTCTTTCCGGTAGAACCGGACGGCACGCACGCGCTGCTGCTGCACGGCGTTCACAGCAGCGCCAACCTCGGCCATCGAAACAAGTTCCGTCACCTTGCGGAAATCCTCGCCGCGCGCGGCGTGACTCCGTGGCTCTGCGAGACGAGCCGCGTCTCCGTCAGCCGCGAGGAATGCGGCGACGAGCCGCTCGCGTGGATAGAAGAGTCCTTCGGAGGCAAAACATTCGCCGAGGAGCACGACGACTGCCTTGCGGCGCTGCGCCTAGTACTCGGCGAAAAGCCCGAAAAGCTCTGGATATGGGGCTTCTCGCTCGGCGGCATCATAGCCCTGCTGCTCGCCCGGCTCGACGAAGTCCGCGTGAACCGTCTGATACTTGCGGGAACGGGGCTCGTCTCCATGCCGGAGGTGGAAAAGATAATGATGCCTATGCCCGTGCTCTCGACGCTGCGCTCCACGGTCGAGGCCGGCATGGTTGACGACGTGCGCGCCGGCGAGGCGTTCGCCTTCCGCGGCACCGAGGACGCCGTCTTTTCGGAGGAGGCCTGCCGGGATCTGCTCGGCTCGCTGAGGATGCCGGAGGAGCGTAAAAAATTCTTCCCGATAGAGGGAGCCGACCATTCGCTGAAAACCCGAGGCGGGAAAGCCGACCCCGGCATAATGGACGAGATGCTCTCTCTGATGGACGGGATATGAAGCTGAAAATCATCGCCGCGCTGCTGTCGGCCGCGGCGCTCGCGACCTCCGCCTGCGCGGCGGACATAGACTATCAGGAATTCCAGGAAGACCCGCTCGAAACGGCGATACGCAAGCTCGCCTCGCCGGACGGCGCCGCGTGGGATATGGAGGAAATGCTCTCCGGCGGCGCGCCCGACATCGTGCAGCAGGTGATATGGCCGCTGCGCACCGGCTACCTCGGCCGAGGCCTCAAGCGAACGGGCCGCAGGCACACGGGCGTGGATATGAGCGCGCCGAAAGGCACTCCGATATACGCGGTGCTCGACGGCGTCGTCGAGGTCGTTTCCAACAACGGCCCCGGCTTCCGCGGCTACGGGCGCGTCATCGTCATCAACCACGGCGGCAAACTCTGGTCGCTCTACTCGCACAACTCCGCGAACTACGTCAAAGTAGGACAGCGCGTCAAACAGGGCGACAAAATAGCCGCGGTGGGACGCACCGGACGCGCGACGGGCAATCACCTGCACTTCGAGCTGCGCAATGAAAATGGAACGCCGCTCGACCCGATGAAATATCTTCCGAAAGAAGGCCGCCTGCCGAAACGCTGACGCAGGCGTAAAAGATACGAAAAGTACAAAGAAAAGCCGGCGCGTACAGCGCCGGCTTTTCTCGCGCGCCGCGGCACCCGCTCGCGGCGCGCAGCGTTGGAAGAGTTGATACGGGGTGTGCCAGATTAACTTTTCACACAGATACAGCCGGCCCCGACGGCTCCCGGCCCATACCCGCCGGCGTCCGTCGCGGCAGTACCGCTTCATTCAGCCTCAGTGTCATGGACGAAGATTCCGGCCGTAAGATTGCCGGAATGACATAAATGTTTGCCGTCTTGGTTAATTCACTATACGGATCTTCCGTCATGCCGATCTGATTTGCTCCCTTAATCCTCCATCATGTACGGATATTTGAAGTCGCGCGGCGGCAGCAGATTTTCCTTGATCGTGCGCGGCGTGACCCAGCGCGAAAGATTGAGCTTCGTGCCCGCCTTGTCGTTAGTCCCGGACGCGC is a window of Cloacibacillus sp. An23 DNA encoding:
- the ptb gene encoding phosphate butyryltransferase, encoding MEQIRNLDQLLEHAKAVGPKKISVARAEDAEVMEAVESARKAGIANAVLVGDEDKIKEVAASLGIDLANYEIVDEKGGEAAAALKAVELVSTGQAQIVMKGMVATANFLRGVLNKEKGLRSGKTLSHVYIHEVKGYDRIFFVSDPAFNMYPDIKVKVDIVKNVVELAHAFGVACPKVAALAAVEVVNPDMPPTIDAALLTQMNRRGQIKGCIIDGPLALDNAVSPHSAEHKGIKSEVAGYADILHVPNIEAGNILAKSIVYFAENKTAAIVLGAKAPVILTSRADSPETKLLSIATACALAAHQGK
- a CDS encoding alpha/beta fold hydrolase, coding for MDCGFRSEVTVLPSPFGDTGVRVSRLFPVEPDGTHALLLHGVHSSANLGHRNKFRHLAEILAARGVTPWLCETSRVSVSREECGDEPLAWIEESFGGKTFAEEHDDCLAALRLVLGEKPEKLWIWGFSLGGIIALLLARLDEVRVNRLILAGTGLVSMPEVEKIMMPMPVLSTLRSTVEAGMVDDVRAGEAFAFRGTEDAVFSEEACRDLLGSLRMPEERKKFFPIEGADHSLKTRGGKADPGIMDEMLSLMDGI
- a CDS encoding M23 family metallopeptidase, which translates into the protein MKLKIIAALLSAAALATSACAADIDYQEFQEDPLETAIRKLASPDGAAWDMEEMLSGGAPDIVQQVIWPLRTGYLGRGLKRTGRRHTGVDMSAPKGTPIYAVLDGVVEVVSNNGPGFRGYGRVIVINHGGKLWSLYSHNSANYVKVGQRVKQGDKIAAVGRTGRATGNHLHFELRNENGTPLDPMKYLPKEGRLPKR